From one Hirundo rustica isolate bHirRus1 chromosome 8, bHirRus1.pri.v3, whole genome shotgun sequence genomic stretch:
- the ANXA8L1 gene encoding annexin A8-like protein 1, with protein sequence MAWWKAWSEAEGRPVAGTLNFNAEPDAQILYKAMKGLGTDEQAIIDVLTKRSNLQRQEIAKSFKAQFGKDLIESLKSELSGNFERLIVALMYSPFKYDAKELYDAMKGVGTRESVIIEILASRTKAQIKEIIKAYKEEYGSDLEQDIKSETSGYLEQILVCLLQGERDNATLYVDTALALQDAETLYAAGEKIRGTDEIQFITILCKRSATHLMKVFEEYQKLAGKSIEDSIKSETRGSLEDAMLAIVKCTRNIHCYFAERLYNALKGAGTDDGTLIRVLVSRSEVDLNLIKPEFKRIAGKSLSNMISEDTSGDYKTALMNLCGSD encoded by the exons ATGGCGTGGTGGAAGGCCTGG agtGAAGCAGAAGGCAGGCCTGTAGCAGGTACTTTAAATTTTAACGCTGAACCTGATGCTCAGATCCTGTACAAGGCCATGAAAGGGCTTG GGACTGATGAGCAAGCTATAATTGATGTCCTAACCAAGAGGAGCAACCTGCAGCGTCAAGAGATTGCCAAATCCTTCAAAGCACAGTTTGGAAAG GACCTGATTGAAAGCCTGAAGTCTGAATTGAGTGGCAACTTTGAGAGGCTCATTGTAGCTCTCATGTACTCCCCATTCAAGTATGATGCCAAGGAGCTGTATGATGCCATGAAG GGTGTGGGAACAAGGGAAAGTGTTATCATAGAGATCCTGGCATCTCGAACAAAAGCGCAGATCAAGGAGATAATCAAGGCGTACAAAGAAG AGTATGGTTCTGACCTGGAACAAGACATAAAATCGGAAACAAGTGGCTACTTAGAGCAGATTCTGGTTTGCCTTCTTCAG GGTGAGAGGGACAATGCTACCCTCTATGtggacacagccctggctctTCAGGATGCAGAG ACTCTCTATGCTGCTGGAGAGAAGATACGGGGCACGGATGAGATACAGTTCATCACCATCTTGTGCAAAAGGAGTGCCACACATTTAATGAAAG TGTTTGAAGAATACCAGAAACTGGCTGGTAAGAGCATAGAAGACTCTATCAAGAGTGAAACTCGTGGTTCACTTGAGGATGCCATGCTGGCTATTG TGAAATGCACCAGGAACATCCATTGCTACTTTGCAGAGAGGCTGTACAATGCTTTAAAG GGGGCTGGCACCGATGATGGGACCCTGATAAGGGTGCTTGTTTCTCGAAGTGAAGTTGATCTAAACCTTATAAAGCCTGAATTCAAGCGTATTGCAGGAAAGTCTCTCTCCAATATGATTTCG GAGGATACCAGCGGCGATTACAAGACAGCCTTGATGAATCTCTGTGGCAGTGACTGA